Proteins found in one Streptomyces sp. CB09001 genomic segment:
- a CDS encoding response regulator, with protein sequence MPRPSGRILVVDDNKVIRQLIRVNLELEGFEVVTAGDGAECLEVVHQVRPDAVTLDVVMPRLDGLRTAARLRADPRTRDLPIAIVSACTQYEVDAGFAAGADAFLSKPFEPAELVGLVRQLVERKGSGSVVNGASGAGSGPGAGAAVPPPRVRGLAGESGASAQA encoded by the coding sequence GTGCCTAGGCCGTCCGGCCGGATTCTTGTTGTGGACGACAACAAGGTCATCCGGCAGCTGATCAGGGTCAACCTCGAGCTGGAGGGCTTCGAGGTCGTGACCGCGGGCGATGGTGCCGAGTGTCTGGAAGTCGTCCATCAGGTGCGGCCCGACGCCGTGACGCTGGACGTGGTCATGCCTCGGCTGGACGGGCTCAGGACCGCCGCCCGGCTGCGTGCCGATCCGCGGACCCGGGACCTCCCGATCGCGATCGTCAGCGCCTGTACGCAGTACGAGGTCGACGCCGGGTTCGCCGCGGGGGCCGACGCCTTTCTCTCCAAGCCCTTCGAGCCCGCCGAGCTGGTGGGGCTGGTACGGCAGTTGGTCGAGCGCAAGGGCAGTGGGTCCGTCGTCAACGGGGCGTCCGGAGCGGGTTCCGGACCGGGCGCCGGTGCCGCGGTTCCGCCGCCGCGGGTGCGTGGGCTCGCCGGGGAGAGCGGGGCGTCCGCGCAGGCGTGA
- a CDS encoding replication initiator: MTATLPQSVAALVAKASQPEFGAWRRNVVRLGGCTNPIHLVGAATVYDTTTGAALLSYGSDVNGGRLLTACGNRRASVCPACSALYRSDTYQLVRAGLVGGKNVPEVVSGHPRVFATLTAPGYGPVHTRRERDGRVRPCRPRHRGEDLCPHGAPAGCRERHSADDPRLGEPLCPRCYDYAGAVLWHAFAGRLWHRFGLELRREVARRAGLSRTEFGEVARLSYAKVAEYQRRGLVHFHAVIRLDGPDGPDSAPPRWATVPLLVDAVQAVVRRVRLAAPGAGVIGPRVLRFGAQVDVRPVTSYRRSAGERPASASSVAGYIAKYATKGAESAGAVDGRIRHAREMVVLPVRAHVLRMISACWWLGGLPEFEPLGLRRWAHMLGYGGHFSTKSRRYSTTLTALRQARTDHRAKQQRASLGLVADRPTVTVGRWRYAGRGYSPEAALLAASVREDGASHGA, translated from the coding sequence ATGACCGCCACCCTTCCGCAAAGCGTCGCCGCACTCGTCGCCAAGGCATCGCAGCCGGAGTTCGGGGCATGGCGCCGGAACGTCGTCCGCCTCGGCGGCTGCACCAACCCGATTCACTTGGTCGGTGCGGCAACGGTCTACGACACGACCACCGGCGCGGCCCTGCTCTCCTACGGTTCGGACGTCAACGGCGGTCGCCTGCTCACCGCGTGCGGCAACCGGCGGGCGTCTGTCTGCCCGGCCTGCTCGGCCCTGTATCGCTCCGACACGTACCAACTCGTCCGTGCGGGTCTCGTCGGCGGCAAGAACGTCCCGGAGGTGGTGAGCGGTCATCCGCGAGTGTTCGCCACGCTCACCGCCCCCGGGTACGGCCCGGTCCACACTCGCCGTGAACGCGACGGACGTGTACGGCCCTGTCGCCCTCGTCACCGAGGAGAGGACCTCTGTCCGCACGGGGCGCCGGCCGGATGTCGTGAGCGGCACTCGGCGGACGATCCTCGACTAGGCGAGCCTCTCTGCCCGCGCTGCTACGACTACGCGGGGGCGGTGCTCTGGCACGCGTTCGCCGGTCGGCTCTGGCACCGGTTCGGGCTGGAGCTGAGGCGGGAAGTCGCACGGCGAGCCGGGCTGTCCCGTACCGAGTTCGGGGAAGTCGCCCGACTCTCGTACGCGAAGGTCGCCGAGTACCAGCGGCGGGGCCTGGTCCACTTCCATGCCGTGATCCGCCTCGACGGTCCGGACGGGCCCGACTCTGCCCCGCCGAGGTGGGCGACCGTTCCACTCCTGGTCGACGCGGTTCAAGCCGTGGTCCGTCGGGTGAGACTGGCAGCTCCCGGCGCGGGCGTCATCGGTCCGCGGGTGCTGCGCTTCGGCGCCCAGGTCGACGTACGCCCGGTCACCTCGTACCGACGGAGCGCGGGGGAGCGGCCTGCCTCCGCGTCCAGCGTGGCGGGTTACATCGCCAAGTACGCCACCAAGGGAGCGGAGTCCGCCGGCGCGGTGGACGGTCGTATTCGTCACGCGCGCGAGATGGTCGTGTTGCCGGTGCGCGCGCATGTGCTCCGCATGATCAGCGCGTGCTGGTGGCTCGGCGGCTTACCGGAGTTCGAGCCGCTCGGCCTGCGGCGCTGGGCTCACATGCTCGGGTACGGCGGTCACTTCTCCACCAAGTCCCGTCGCTACTCGACCACGCTGACCGCCCTCCGGCAGGCCCGTACCGACCACAGGGCGAAGCAGCAGCGGGCGTCCCTCGGCCTCGTCGCCGACCGTCCGACGGTCACGGTCGGCAGGTGGCGCTACGCGGGGCGCGGCTACTCGCCGGAAGCCGCGCTCCTGGCCGCCTCCGTACGGGAGGACGGTGCTTCCCATGGCGCGTGA
- the thrC gene encoding threonine synthase, whose product MTHQWRGIIEEYRDRLPVSDSTPVVTLREGGTPLVPAQVLSERTGCEVHLKVEGANPTGSFKDRGMTMAISKAKEEGAQAVICASTGNTSASAAAYGVRAGMVSAVLVPQGKIALGKMGQALVHGAKILQVDGNFDDCLTLARALSDNYPVALVNSVNPVRIEGQKTAAFEIVDMLGDAPDIHVLPVGNAGNITAYWKGYREYAADGVSTRKPRMWGFQASGSAPIVRGEVVKDPSTIATAIRIGNPASWDFALAARDESGGAIDEVTDREILRAYRLLASQEGVFVEPASAASVAGLLKAAEQGKVDPGQRIVCTVTGNGLKDPDWAVAGAPQPVTVPVDAATAAERLGLV is encoded by the coding sequence ATGACTCACCAGTGGCGCGGAATCATCGAGGAGTACCGGGACCGGCTGCCCGTCTCCGACAGCACGCCCGTCGTGACGCTCCGTGAGGGCGGCACCCCGCTCGTGCCCGCGCAGGTGCTCTCCGAGCGCACGGGCTGCGAGGTCCACCTCAAGGTCGAGGGGGCGAACCCGACCGGGTCCTTCAAGGACCGCGGCATGACCATGGCCATCAGCAAGGCGAAGGAGGAGGGCGCGCAGGCCGTCATCTGCGCCTCCACCGGCAACACCTCCGCCTCGGCCGCCGCCTACGGTGTGCGCGCCGGCATGGTGTCCGCCGTGCTCGTGCCGCAGGGCAAGATCGCGCTCGGCAAGATGGGCCAGGCCCTCGTGCACGGCGCGAAGATCCTCCAGGTCGACGGCAACTTCGACGACTGCCTCACGCTGGCCCGTGCGCTCAGCGACAACTACCCGGTGGCACTGGTCAATTCGGTCAACCCGGTGCGTATCGAGGGACAGAAGACGGCCGCCTTCGAGATCGTGGACATGCTCGGCGACGCGCCCGACATACATGTCCTTCCCGTGGGCAACGCGGGCAACATCACCGCGTACTGGAAGGGGTACCGGGAGTACGCCGCCGACGGCGTCAGCACCCGCAAGCCCCGCATGTGGGGGTTCCAGGCCTCCGGCTCCGCCCCGATCGTGCGCGGCGAGGTCGTCAAGGACCCCTCGACCATCGCCACCGCCATCCGGATCGGCAACCCCGCCTCGTGGGACTTCGCGCTCGCCGCGCGGGACGAGTCGGGCGGCGCCATCGACGAGGTGACGGACCGTGAGATCCTGCGCGCCTACCGGCTGTTGGCCTCCCAGGAGGGCGTCTTCGTGGAGCCCGCCTCCGCCGCGTCCGTGGCCGGCCTGCTCAAGGCCGCCGAGCAGGGCAAGGTCGACCCGGGGCAGCGCATCGTGTGCACCGTCACCGGCAACGGGCTGAAGGACCCGGACTGGGCCGTCGCCGGCGCCCCGCAGCCGGTCACCGTTCCGGTCGACGCGGCGACGGCGGCCGAGCGGCTCGGGCTGGTCTGA
- a CDS encoding site-specific integrase, whose protein sequence is MKSYKASVWKLSVNKTTKKPTYIVRWVVGGRPFSESYKTKALADRFRAKLVRALDKGEPFDTVTGLPDSLRGGRAALSFLDLAVKYVDARWAEASAKQRDSMTDALATVVPVLVKPGRGRPAPEVLRRTLRSYVLPVPRRERERTEEIADAVRWIEKASLPVGELQEIARVHELIDGLGRRLDGKPAATQTYRRRRAVVFNALEFAVELEHITSNPLSRVRRKRGKRAVQEVDRRVVVNPRQARELLTALTYVGGYERASGRRLRAFFGCLYYAAMRPGEALGLRRSDCVLPAKGWGRIELAETRPTAGKAWTDSGEAHDRRGLKQRSQGEVRIVPIPPPLVRLLRDHLKEFGTAEDGRLFASERGNVIAASSYSRAWKQARELALVPHQVSSVMAFRPYDLRHAGVSQWLNSGVPAPEVAARAGHSVDVLLKIYAKCIDGQEQEMNDRIMRGLGEGDGPAD, encoded by the coding sequence GTGAAGTCCTACAAGGCTTCCGTGTGGAAGCTGTCGGTCAACAAGACGACCAAGAAGCCGACCTACATCGTGCGCTGGGTGGTCGGCGGCCGGCCCTTCAGCGAGTCGTACAAGACCAAGGCGCTGGCCGACCGCTTTCGCGCCAAGCTCGTGCGGGCACTCGACAAGGGAGAGCCGTTCGACACGGTGACGGGCCTGCCCGACTCCCTGCGAGGTGGAAGAGCGGCGCTGTCCTTCCTCGACCTGGCGGTCAAGTACGTCGATGCCCGGTGGGCGGAGGCATCCGCGAAGCAGCGGGACAGCATGACGGATGCCTTGGCGACGGTCGTTCCTGTCCTGGTCAAGCCGGGACGGGGGCGACCTGCTCCGGAGGTACTGCGCCGGACCCTGCGGTCGTACGTCCTGCCTGTGCCGCGCAGGGAACGGGAGCGGACGGAGGAGATCGCAGATGCGGTGCGGTGGATCGAGAAGGCATCTCTTCCGGTGGGAGAGCTGCAAGAGATCGCCCGTGTGCATGAGCTGATCGACGGCTTGGGACGGAGGCTGGACGGCAAGCCTGCGGCGACTCAGACCTACCGGCGCCGCAGGGCCGTGGTGTTCAACGCGCTCGAATTCGCGGTCGAGCTGGAGCACATCACTTCCAATCCGCTGAGCCGAGTGCGACGGAAGCGGGGCAAGCGTGCGGTGCAGGAGGTTGACCGCCGAGTGGTGGTGAACCCGCGGCAGGCTCGGGAACTGCTGACCGCGCTTACCTACGTGGGCGGCTACGAGCGGGCGAGCGGTCGACGCCTGCGGGCCTTCTTCGGGTGCCTGTACTACGCGGCCATGCGGCCGGGCGAGGCGCTCGGCCTTCGCCGCTCCGACTGCGTGCTGCCGGCGAAAGGCTGGGGCCGCATCGAACTGGCGGAGACACGGCCCACGGCCGGTAAGGCTTGGACCGACTCGGGCGAAGCGCATGATCGACGGGGACTGAAGCAGCGGTCCCAGGGCGAGGTACGCATCGTGCCGATTCCGCCGCCGCTCGTGCGGCTGCTCCGCGACCACCTGAAGGAGTTCGGTACCGCGGAGGACGGGCGGCTGTTCGCCAGTGAGCGGGGCAACGTGATCGCGGCCTCGTCGTACTCGCGAGCCTGGAAGCAAGCCCGTGAACTGGCGCTCGTCCCGCATCAGGTGTCCTCGGTCATGGCATTCCGACCGTACGACCTCCGTCACGCGGGCGTCTCCCAGTGGCTCAACTCGGGAGTGCCGGCACCGGAGGTCGCCGCTCGCGCGGGCCACTCGGTGGACGTCCTCCTGAAGATCTACGCCAAGTGCATCGACGGCCAGGAGCAGGAGATGAACGACCGGATCATGCGAGGGCTGGGGGAGGGGGACGGCCCTGCGGACTGA
- a CDS encoding helix-turn-helix domain-containing protein: MARDVRTKAAELLTVRQVLDELGGISRRTFYRWRELRLAPACIRLPNGELRVRRDVLNDWLEERAEGVAS; this comes from the coding sequence ATGGCGCGTGACGTCCGAACGAAGGCGGCCGAGCTGCTCACCGTGCGGCAGGTCCTCGACGAACTGGGCGGCATCTCGCGCCGCACCTTCTACCGCTGGCGGGAACTGCGGCTCGCACCGGCCTGCATCCGCCTCCCGAACGGAGAGCTTAGGGTCCGGCGGGACGTGCTCAACGACTGGTTGGAGGAGCGTGCGGAGGGGGTGGCCTCGTGA
- a CDS encoding homoserine dehydrogenase encodes MMRTRPLKVALLGCGVVGSEVARIMTTHAADLAARIGAPVELAGVAVRRPDKVREGIDPALVTTDATALVKRGDIDVVVEVIGGIEPARTLITTAFAHGASVVSANKALIAQDGAALHAAADEHGKDLYYEAAVAGAIPLIRPLRESLAGDKVNRVLGIVNGTTNFILDAMDSTGAGYQEALDEATALGYAEADPTADVEGFDAAAKAAILAGIAFHTRVRLDDVYREGMTEVTAADFASAKEMGCTIKLLAICERAADGGSVTARVHPAMIPLSHPLANVREAYNAVFVESDAAGQLMFYGPGAGGSPTASAVLGDLVAVCRNRLGGATGPGESAYAALPVSPMGDVVTRYHISLDVADKPGVLAQVATVFAEHGVSIDTVRQSGKDGEASLVVVTHRASDAALGGTVEALRKLDTVRGVASIMRVEGE; translated from the coding sequence ATGATGCGTACGCGTCCGCTGAAGGTGGCGCTGCTGGGCTGTGGAGTGGTCGGCTCAGAGGTGGCGCGCATCATGACGACGCACGCCGCCGACCTCGCCGCCCGGATCGGGGCCCCGGTGGAGCTCGCGGGCGTCGCCGTACGACGGCCCGACAAGGTGCGGGAGGGGATCGACCCGGCCCTCGTCACCACCGACGCCACCGCGCTCGTCAAGCGCGGGGACATCGACGTCGTGGTGGAGGTGATCGGGGGGATCGAGCCCGCGCGGACGCTCATCACCACCGCCTTCGCGCACGGCGCCTCCGTGGTCTCCGCCAACAAGGCGCTCATCGCCCAGGACGGCGCCGCCCTGCACGCCGCCGCCGACGAGCACGGCAAGGACCTGTACTACGAGGCCGCCGTCGCCGGTGCCATCCCGCTGATCCGGCCGCTGCGCGAGTCCCTCGCCGGCGACAAGGTCAACCGGGTGCTCGGCATCGTCAACGGGACGACCAACTTCATCCTCGATGCCATGGACTCGACCGGGGCCGGGTACCAGGAGGCGCTGGACGAGGCGACCGCCCTCGGGTACGCCGAGGCCGACCCGACCGCCGACGTCGAGGGCTTCGACGCCGCAGCCAAGGCCGCCATCCTCGCCGGGATCGCCTTCCACACGCGCGTGCGCCTCGACGACGTCTACCGCGAGGGCATGACCGAGGTCACCGCCGCCGACTTCGCCTCCGCCAAGGAGATGGGCTGCACCATCAAGCTGCTCGCCATCTGCGAGCGGGCGGCGGACGGAGGATCGGTCACCGCGCGCGTGCATCCCGCGATGATCCCGCTCAGCCATCCGCTGGCCAATGTGCGCGAGGCGTACAACGCGGTCTTCGTCGAGTCCGACGCCGCCGGACAGCTCATGTTCTACGGGCCCGGCGCCGGCGGCTCGCCGACCGCGTCCGCCGTGCTCGGCGACCTGGTGGCCGTGTGCCGCAACCGGCTGGGCGGAGCGACCGGACCCGGTGAGTCCGCGTACGCCGCCCTGCCCGTCTCCCCGATGGGCGACGTCGTCACGCGCTACCACATCAGCCTCGACGTGGCCGACAAACCGGGCGTGCTCGCCCAGGTCGCGACCGTGTTCGCGGAGCACGGTGTCTCCATCGACACCGTGCGGCAGTCCGGCAAGGACGGCGAGGCATCCCTCGTCGTCGTCACCCATCGCGCGTCCGACGCCGCCCTCGGCGGTACGGTCGAGGCGCTGCGCAAGCTCGACACCGTGCGGGGTGTCGCCAGCATCATGCGGGTTGAAGGAGAGTAA
- the lysA gene encoding diaminopimelate decarboxylase, which translates to MSRSAHPAGPRHADVLPEGHYSAPADDLNALDPKVWARTVGRDADGVVTVGGIAVTQLAEEYGTPAYILDEDDFRERARAWRTAFGTEADVFYAGKAFLSRAVVRWLDEEGLNLDVCSGGELATALSAGMPAERIAFHGNNKSPEEIERAVRAGVGRIVLDSFQEIVRVAHIAQSLGRRQRVQIRITVGVEAHTHEFIATAHEDQKFGIPLAGGQAAEAVRRALQLDGLEVIGIHSHIGSQIFDMSGFEVAAHRVVGLLKDIRDEHGVELPEIDLGGGLGIAYTSDDDPREPHEIAKALTEIVTRECEAARLATPRISVEPGRAIVGPTAFTLYEVGTVKPLDGLRTYVSVDGGMSDNIRTALYDAEYSVTLASRTSDAEPMLVRVVGKHCESGDIVVKDAFLPGDLAPGDLIAVPATGAYCRSMASNYNHALRPPVVAVRDGAARVVVRRETEEDLLRLDVG; encoded by the coding sequence ATGAGCCGTTCCGCACACCCCGCCGGGCCCCGCCACGCCGATGTCCTGCCCGAAGGGCACTACTCCGCGCCCGCGGACGATCTGAACGCCCTCGACCCCAAGGTCTGGGCCCGCACCGTCGGGCGGGACGCCGACGGGGTCGTCACCGTCGGCGGGATCGCCGTCACCCAGCTCGCCGAGGAGTACGGCACCCCCGCCTACATCCTCGACGAGGACGACTTCCGGGAGCGGGCGCGGGCCTGGCGCACCGCCTTCGGGACGGAGGCCGACGTCTTCTACGCCGGGAAGGCGTTCCTGTCGCGCGCCGTCGTGCGGTGGCTGGACGAGGAAGGGCTCAACCTCGACGTGTGTTCGGGCGGCGAGCTCGCCACCGCCCTCTCCGCCGGGATGCCCGCCGAGCGGATCGCCTTCCACGGGAACAACAAGTCGCCGGAGGAGATCGAGCGGGCCGTGCGCGCCGGGGTGGGGCGGATCGTGCTCGACTCCTTCCAGGAGATCGTGCGGGTCGCGCACATCGCCCAGTCGCTCGGCAGGCGGCAGCGGGTGCAGATCCGGATCACCGTCGGCGTCGAGGCGCACACGCACGAGTTCATCGCCACCGCCCACGAGGACCAGAAGTTCGGGATTCCGCTGGCCGGCGGGCAGGCCGCCGAAGCGGTGCGGCGGGCGCTCCAGCTCGACGGGCTCGAGGTCATCGGGATCCACTCGCACATCGGGTCGCAGATCTTCGACATGTCGGGGTTCGAGGTCGCCGCGCACCGGGTCGTGGGGCTGCTCAAGGACATCCGGGACGAGCACGGCGTCGAGCTGCCCGAGATCGACCTCGGGGGCGGGCTCGGGATCGCGTACACCAGCGACGACGACCCCCGCGAGCCGCACGAGATCGCCAAGGCGCTGACCGAGATCGTGACGCGGGAGTGCGAGGCCGCCCGGCTCGCCACCCCCCGCATCTCCGTCGAGCCCGGGCGGGCCATCGTCGGGCCCACCGCCTTCACGCTGTACGAGGTCGGCACCGTCAAGCCGCTCGACGGGCTGCGGACCTACGTCTCCGTCGACGGCGGGATGTCCGACAACATCCGGACCGCGCTCTACGACGCCGAGTACAGCGTCACCCTCGCCTCCCGCACCTCCGACGCCGAGCCGATGCTCGTGCGCGTCGTCGGCAAGCACTGCGAGAGCGGGGACATCGTGGTCAAGGACGCCTTCCTGCCGGGGGACCTGGCACCCGGTGACCTCATCGCCGTACCGGCGACGGGGGCGTACTGCCGCTCCATGGCCAGCAACTACAACCACGCGCTGCGGCCGCCGGTCGTCGCCGTGCGGGACGGTGCGGCGCGGGTCGTCGTGCGGCGGGAGACCGAGGAGGATCTGCTGCGCCTCGACGTCGGGTGA
- the nrtL gene encoding ArgS-related anticodon-binding protein NrtL, which produces MTPVELSRTVLHAVRRAVDAGELSVAVPTRAVVAPPGPGGCGDYATSIALQLARPAGQPPLAVAEVLRPYLVGTDGITDVVLTGPGFLNISVDRAASAAGVVAEILRRGDRYGYAGQPDGRVVQLHCPHDLRAVVVAEASARLLRSQGALVRVRAEGFEDAWTSVLGVTVDAVGVAPAELPVNVRPVPAHGSADPMSLGRDAGRWALLHPAAHDRPRVGDEHLVQRESNPLFRVRYAHARARAAARNAADLGFTAAPGPVGERDLLAALADHPRVLAAAADHRAPDRLARHLVTVADAALPFLPTVLPRGGEKPSAAHRARLALADAVGAVLAGGLALLGIDAPDHL; this is translated from the coding sequence GTGACACCCGTAGAGCTCTCCCGCACCGTGCTGCACGCGGTGCGTCGCGCCGTCGACGCGGGGGAGCTGAGCGTGGCCGTGCCGACGCGTGCCGTGGTCGCGCCGCCGGGGCCCGGGGGGTGCGGGGACTACGCCACCAGCATCGCCCTCCAGCTGGCCCGCCCGGCCGGGCAGCCGCCCCTGGCGGTCGCCGAGGTGTTGCGGCCCTACCTGGTCGGAACAGACGGGATCACCGACGTCGTCCTCACCGGGCCGGGGTTCCTCAACATCAGTGTCGACCGGGCCGCCTCCGCCGCCGGAGTCGTCGCCGAGATCCTGCGCCGCGGGGACCGGTACGGGTACGCCGGCCAACCGGACGGGCGCGTCGTGCAGCTCCACTGCCCCCACGACCTGCGTGCCGTCGTCGTCGCCGAGGCATCCGCACGGCTGCTCCGCTCCCAGGGGGCCCTCGTCCGCGTGAGAGCCGAGGGGTTCGAGGACGCCTGGACCTCCGTGCTCGGGGTGACGGTGGACGCCGTCGGGGTCGCCCCCGCCGAGCTGCCCGTCAACGTCCGGCCCGTGCCCGCCCACGGGTCCGCCGACCCGATGTCCCTCGGGCGGGACGCCGGACGCTGGGCCCTGCTCCACCCCGCGGCCCACGACCGGCCCCGGGTCGGCGACGAGCACCTCGTCCAGCGTGAGAGCAACCCCCTCTTCCGGGTGCGGTACGCCCACGCCCGTGCCCGTGCCGCCGCTCGGAACGCCGCCGACCTCGGGTTCACCGCAGCCCCCGGCCCCGTCGGCGAGCGTGACCTCCTGGCCGCCCTCGCCGACCACCCCCGCGTCCTCGCCGCCGCCGCGGACCACCGCGCCCCCGACCGGCTCGCCCGGCATCTCGTCACCGTCGCCGACGCCGCGCTGCCGTTCCTGCCCACCGTGCTGCCGCGCGGCGGGGAGAAACCCTCGGCCGCCCACCGTGCCCGGCTGGCGCTCGCCGATGCCGTCGGGGCGGTGCTGGCCGGCGGCCTGGCCCTGCTCGGCATCGACGCACCCGACCACCTCTGA
- the thrB gene encoding homoserine kinase → MAGPAFRAAAVRVRVPATSANLGPGFDALGLALGLYDDVVVRVADSGLHIDIAGEGSETLPRDEQHLLVRSLRTAFDLLGGQPRGLEIVCANRIPHGRGLGSSSAAICAGIVAARAVTIGGEARLDDAALLDLATEIEGHPDNVAACLLGGFTLSWMESGAARAIRMEPSDSIVPVVFVPGKPVLTQTARGLLPRSVPHVDAAANAGRAALLVEALTRRPELLLPATEDRLHQEYRAPAMPESTALVERLRGDGIPAVISGAGPTVMALADADTADKVEALAGTDWAANRLGLDQQGATVLPLATASDT, encoded by the coding sequence ATGGCCGGTCCAGCGTTCCGCGCCGCCGCCGTCAGGGTGCGCGTCCCCGCCACCAGCGCCAATCTCGGTCCGGGCTTCGACGCCCTCGGCCTCGCGCTGGGTCTGTACGACGACGTGGTCGTCCGGGTGGCCGACTCCGGGCTGCACATCGACATCGCGGGTGAGGGCAGCGAGACCCTGCCGCGCGACGAGCAGCACCTCCTCGTCCGTTCCCTGCGCACCGCCTTCGACCTGCTCGGCGGACAGCCGCGCGGCCTGGAGATCGTCTGCGCCAACCGCATTCCGCACGGCCGCGGCCTCGGCTCCTCCTCCGCCGCCATCTGCGCCGGCATCGTCGCCGCGCGCGCGGTGACCATAGGCGGCGAGGCCCGCCTCGACGACGCCGCGCTGCTCGACCTCGCCACCGAGATCGAGGGCCACCCCGACAACGTGGCGGCCTGTCTCCTGGGCGGTTTCACCCTCTCCTGGATGGAGTCCGGCGCCGCCCGGGCGATCAGGATGGAGCCCTCCGATTCCATCGTTCCGGTGGTTTTCGTGCCCGGAAAGCCGGTACTGACCCAGACCGCGCGCGGACTGCTCCCGCGCAGCGTCCCGCACGTCGACGCCGCCGCCAACGCCGGCCGCGCCGCGCTGCTCGTCGAGGCCCTCACCCGGCGCCCCGAGCTGCTGCTGCCGGCCACCGAGGACCGCCTGCACCAGGAGTACCGCGCGCCGGCCATGCCGGAGAGCACGGCGCTCGTGGAGCGGCTGCGTGGCGACGGCATCCCCGCGGTGATCTCGGGTGCCGGACCCACGGTGATGGCACTGGCCGACGCCGACACGGCCGACAAGGTCGAGGCGCTGGCCGGAACGGACTGGGCGGCCAACCGGCTCGGCCTGGACCAGCAGGGCGCGACCGTCCTGCCCCTGGCGACCGCCAGCGACACCTGA